In Cydia strobilella chromosome 22, ilCydStro3.1, whole genome shotgun sequence, one genomic interval encodes:
- the LOC134751380 gene encoding uncharacterized protein LOC134751380 isoform X2: MTAMAAHQESLHERLQPVEEPLYLHHGAPWPETADQQDEHSIDASPYYNMPKRNKRKNFKPRCAPNATTFSDDSNGANGNQSPVNGNERTTPEHTEDDYPKIGVTNFNFLKGVAVDLSRRLSTDSNENIDSNYQNRLPDDKKIESFQRSYIDSLQISQDGQRDRTVLNFSNLQNKSFCAKNPFAISQLIKTNSPPRRRESESDDDNKGQDINANDRLGENQEQMEVSETQQNGDGSNATNKMLRDYAMNTMKELLGIYGLSSNEVADAISGQIRALEALQGKPFTQLPLSLKRRHDSGDGEKIRRRSSSATEDEGSTNITPPKTPDNDMEAQRQRALQIINQQSMRLFGRAPEEEGSGSDDGEQTLDLSVSRDTDGQEQSTTSSAGNSVSEFEQQSLLMRKNLEDLANLQMQGFYPKPMTDADDSQERKLQASGLLSALNHLDQARKNSLQTTVDYSRYVKRYSSTLECGSSYCKDLGYREHFHCMDCPARVFCKKEEMIRHFKWHKKRDESLAHGFMRYSPLDDCSERFSDCPHNRSQTHYHCIQDGCDKVYISTSDVQMHANYHRKDSAILQEGFQRFRATESCAAPHCVFAGQRTTHFHCRRPGCTYTFKNKADMEKHKTYHIKDEALSKDGFKKYMKNEACPYRDCRFSRTCNHIHCIRPHCNYVLHSSSQIFTHKRKHERKEQEMSFGLPTSVIQSALMQQGADLSMYSPGTNLHIDDDMSNSMVDSDYSYPFNPALVEEVSRKYIETFNGATEAEDKCGKCSAFNKHYHCLAENCKMAHSCHNTMVKHAMEHEQQNQVTEAYFMTYSRNNPCSNSACQHIRDITHYHCTWENCGAVILSSEEHPFRRLEHHRQHAILSPMSPNLAARFAPNFTPQLSAQLHPNMAAQLGQVPNIPNLPPNLAQLAQMTPSLTSQLTPNLQAQLNLGPNHGLVPQQVNPSSSLDEMFSRKRGRPPKNRVVEVWTDNVTPQAIFTSFKLPKSNQLPLPPVPQPPVITTIEEFPRIKFQHFEVFTTPDACSHSYPNCQLRMARLHLHCFNCSFAGETHIIMETHMRESHSISPLLEGFDYFASFDHCGGKSCFKNQLRNHFHCAQGNNCPAILTQYSALATHKHGRGTPVIKSETEQDRPFEEVKDYSLKERASVDSVVSMKEPNESYTPTNFSIKSEFDREQDNMSVKATGTFYPSSHLRSNTSSPRSIYDASPSKDLKLRMDYDKKPFDATKSGPTIPPSCHDQACPLNKNAGVMNLHYHCPHCNQPYVDLKVLFSHMVKKHSNAMDGGPAGLAATKETLEREYPEISILPSTASSSGTSQVPSPGHRPPNPAEQVQAVQSLLLQQYLSGGRKGSLQEQLKMQQQYTASLAGLPGLAQVALFSQGGSPFPLYPTMLYPPELLLEQSLLQGHGMPPGMDKEAEMIAKTRRTHTTRGPHMRVLKDEPIPEGYLRFRFNEDCAYQHCGYREHQTHFHCTRKDCGYSFCDKTRFVQHTARHERLDTLMGGDFQQYRANVYCQRPDCPHASTFGTGQNKASHFHCLKCEFVCTDTNKVVAHRRQHQKLDSIQAAGFEKFPPSKACGYEPQCIHSKKQTHYHCLQCGFAVLGLSQMTSHKYKHQEANLGPSTSATN; the protein is encoded by the exons ATGACTGCGATGGCGGCCCACCAGGAATCGTTGCACGAGAGGCTGCAGCCGGTAGAAGAACCCCTGTACCTTCACCATGGCGCGCCCTGGCCCGAGACCGCCGACCAGCAAGACGAGCACAGCATCGACGCCTCCCCCTACTACAACATGCCAAAAAGAAACAAGAGAAAGAACTTCAAACCGCGATGCGCCCCCAACGCCACGACCTTCTCGGACGATTCTAACGGAGCCAATGGCAACCAAAGCCCCGTCAATGGCAACGAAAGAACCACACCCGAACACACAGAAGATGATTATCCTAAAATAGGAGTAAccaattttaattttctcaaaGGAGTCGCTGTCGACCTAAGTAGGAGACTAAGCACCGACTCCAATGAAAACATAGATTCAAATTACCAAAATAGGTTACCCGATGACAAAAAGATTGAGTCGTTCCAGCGCTCGTATATAGATAGCTTACAAATAAGCCAAGACGGTCAAAGGGATCGGACCGTCCTAAATTTTagtaatttacaaaataaatctttCTGTGCCAAAAATCCTTTTGCAATATCTCAGTTAATTAAGACAAACTCGCCTCCTAGAAGAAGGGAGTCGGAATCTGATGATGATAATAAAGGTCAAGATATAAATGCAAATGATAGGTTAGGAGAGAACCAAGAACAAATGGAGGTTAGTGAAACCCAGCAGAATGGAGATGGGTCAAACGCtactaataaaatgttacgGGACTATGCAATGAACACTATGAAGGAACTGCTAGGAATTTATGGATTGTCTTCCAATGAAGTAGCTGATGCTATAAGCGGACAGATCAGAGCTTTGGAAGCACTCCAAG GTAAACCCTTTACTCAACTGCCTCTGAGTCTGAAACGAAGGCACGATTCTGGAGACGGCGAAAAAATCCGTAGAAGGTCTTCGTCAGCGACTGAGGATGAAGGCTCGACTAATATAACCCCACCGAAGACACCTGACAATGACATGGAGGCTCAAAG ACAAAGAGCGCTTCAAATAATCAACCAGCAGTCAATGCGGCTGTTTGGCAGGGCTCCCGAAGAAGAAGGGAGCGGTTCTGATGATGGAGAACAAACCTTGGACTTGAGCGTGTCAAGGGACACCGACGGACAG GAACAGTCAACGACATCTAGCGCCGGCAACAGCGTATCGGAGTTCGAACAGCAGAGCTTACTCATGCGCAAGAATCTCGAGGACTTAGCGAATCTGCAGATGCAG GGCTTCTATCCAAAACCAATGACTGATGCCGACGATTCACAAGAAAGAAAACTGCAAGCGAGCG gtttgCTGTCGGCTTTGAATCATTTGGATCAGGCGCGGAAGAATTCTTTGCAAACGACGGTGGATTACTCTAGATATGTCAAAAG GTATAGCTCGACCTTGGAATGTGGTTCCTCATACTGCAAGGATCTGGGCTACAGAGAGCACTTCCACTGCATGGATTGTCCCGCCAGAGTGTTCTGCAAGAAAGAAGAGATGATCAGACATTTTAAG TGGCACAAGAAACGCGACGAGTCGCTCGCGCACGGCTTCATGCGTTACTCTCCCCTGGACGACTGCTCGGAGCGGTTCAGCGACTGCCCTCACAACCGTAGCCAGACGCACTACCACTGTATCCAGGATGGCTGTGATAAG GTGTACATCTCCACCTCAGATGTACAAATGCATGCCAACTATCACCGCAAGGACTCTGCCATCCTACAGGAAGGTTTCCAGCGGTTCAGAGCCACTGAGAGCTGCGCGGCTCCCCACTGCGTATTCGCTGGCCAGAGGACCACGCACTTCCACTGCCGGCGGCCTGGCTGCACGTATACTTTCAAGAATAAAGCTGATATGG AAAAACACAAAACCTACCACATTAAAGACGAAGCTCTCTCAAAAGACGGCTTCAAGAAGTACATGAAGAACGAGGCCTGCCCGTACCGCGACTGTCGCTTCAGCCGCACCTGCAACCACATCCACTGCATACGGCCGCACTGCAACTACGTGCTGCACTCCAGCAGTCAGATCTTCACACATAAGAGGAAGCATGAGCGAAAAGAGCAGGAGATGAGTTTCGG GCTACCGACATCCGTGATTCAAAGCGCGCTAATGCAGCAAGGGGCCGACCTCAGCATGTACTCACCTGGGACTAATCTGCATATTGACGATGATATGTCCAACTCAATGGTGGACTCAGACTATTCCTATCCATTC AACCCAGCTTTAGTGGAAGAGGTTTCTCGTAAATATATAGAAACTTTCAACGGGGCAACGGAAGCTGAAGACAAATGCGGCAAGTGCAGTGCCTTTAACAAGCACTATCATTGCTTGGCAGAAAACTGCAAGATGGCTCACag CTGTCATAATACTATGGTGAAACACGCAATGGAACATGAACAACAGAACCAAGTGACTGAAGCCTACTTCATGACCTACTCGCGGAATAATCCTTGCTCCAACTCCGCCTGCCAACATATCAGGGACATTACACACTATCATTGCACTTGG GAAAATTGCGGAGCAGTTATTCTCTCATCAGAAGAACATCCATTCAGACGTCTGGAGCACCATCGTCAGCACGCAATCCTAAGCCCTATGTCTCCTAATTTAGCGGCCAGATTCGCTCCCAACTTCACACCGCAGCTTTCAGCCCAGCTGCACCCGAATATGGCTGCTCAGCTCGGCCAAGTCCCAAACATACCAAATCTTCCTCCAAACTTGGCGCAGCTGGCTCAAATGACGCCAAGTCTGACCTCGCAATTGACGCCGAACTTGCAAGCTCAGCTTAATCTTGGACCTAATCACGGACTAGTTCCTCAACAAGTTAATCCGTCAAGCTCATTGGATGAGATGTTCAGTAGGAAGCGGGGAAGGCCACCTAAGAATAGGGTGGTTGAAGTTTGGACTGACAAT GTGACTCCTCAAGCGATATTTACATCATTCAAACTGCCAAAGAGCAATCAACTACCTCTACCACCCGTCCCTCAACCTCCTGTTATAACTACAATTGAAGAGTTTCCT cGCATCAAATTCCAACATTTCGAAGTCTTCACAACACCCGATGCCTGCTCGCATTCATATCCTAACTGTCAACTAAGAATGGCGAGACTGCATCTCCACTGCTTCAACTGCAGTTTTGCTGGTGAAACACATATCATTATGGAAACGCATATGAGAGAATCTCACTCTATCAGTCCTCTATTAGAAGGGTTTGACTACTTCGCTTCCTTCGACCATTGTGGTGGAAAGAGCTGCTTTAAGAACCAACTTCGCAATCACTTCCATTGTGCTCAAGGGAACAATTGCCCTGCAATTTTGACTCAATACTCGGCCTTGGCTACTCATAAACACGGAAGAGGAACTCCGGTCATCAAGAGTGAAACAGAACAGGACAGACCTTTTGAGGAAGTGAAAGATTATTCTTTAAAAGAACGAGCTTCCGTAGACAGCGTCGTTTCTATGAAAGAGCCTAATGAATCGTATACTCCCACAAATTTCTCGATTAAGAGTGAATTTGATAGAGAACAAGATAACATGTCGG TAAAAGCGACGGGAACCTTCTATCCGTCGTCTCACCTCAGAAGCAACACGTCTTCACCGCGCAGCATCTACGACGCTTCCCCGTCAAAAGATCTCAAGCTCCGTATGGACTACGATAAGAAACCTTTCGATGCCACAAAGTCTGGGCCAACGATCCCGCCATCATGTCATGACCAAGCTTGTCCTCTGAACAAGAATGCTGGAGTGATGAATCTGCATTATCACTGTCCTCACTGCAATCAGCCATATGTGGATTTGAAGGTGCTGTTCAGCCATATGGTGAAGAAGCATAGTAACGCCATGGACGGTGGACCTGCTGGATTAGCAGCTACTAAG GAAACCTTGGAAAGGGAATATCCCGAGATATCCATTTTGCCATCAACGGCATCGTCATCAGGAACTAGTCAAGTACCATCACCTGGCCACAGACCACCGAATCCAGCCGAACAG GTTCAAGCCGTCCAAAGCCTGCTCCTCCAGCAGTATCTCTCCGGCGGCCGGAAGGGCAGCCTGCAGGAGCAGCTGAAGATGCAGCAGCAGTACACCGCCTCGCTGGCCGGGCTGCCGGGGCTGGCGCAAGTGGCGCTGTTCTCGCAGGG AGGCTCGCCCTTCCCACTGTACCCAACGATGCTGTACCCGCCAGAGTTACTCTTAGAGCAGAGCTTGTTACAAGGTCACGGCATGCCACCAGGCATGGACAAAGAGGCTGAGATGATTGCTAAAAC GAGACGTACACACACCACCAGAGGGCCCCACATGCGGGTGCTGAAGGACGAGCCCATTCCTGAGGGCTACCTGCGCTTCAGATTCAACGAAGACTGTGCATATCAGCATTGTGGATACAG gGAGCACCAAACCCACTTCCACTGCACCCGCAAGGACTGCGGCTACTCATTCTGTGATAAAACCAGATTTGTGCAACACACCGCCCGACATGAAAG ACTGGACACGTTGATGGGCGGAGACTTCCAGCAATACCGAGCCAACGTGTACTGCCAGCGGCCGGACTGTCCGCATGCGTCTACCTtcg GAACAGGCCAGAACAAGGCCTCCCACTTCCACTGtctcaagtgcgagttcgtgtGCACGGACACCAACAAGGTGGTCGCTCATCGCCGGCAACACCAGAAGCTGGACAGCATCCAGGCTGCTGGCTTCGAGAAATTCCCACCCAGTAAAG